CATCAAAAATTTTCTGTCCATTATTCTTCTTCTCCAGACTAGAAATGACCAGCCGATTGTAGATCAGGCAGATGCTGCTGTTTAGACGCGATTACCTCCGCAGTGGCGATGGCTTCCCCGACAGGTCTGCCGGTCGGCGAGCGCATCGAACCGGGTTCGGTTGCCTCTGGTCGCAGATACCCTGATCGTAGCGGCAGCTTTGACAGCCAAAAAAAAGGGGGCCGGATGGCCCCCTTTCTTACCCGTGTTGCAAGCGTATTCAGAATCGGGCCTGAATACTCAGCCGGACGTAACGCGGTGTCTGCCAGCCATAGGCTGCACCGTACCACTCGTTCGGCGTACCTTCAGACTGTTCAACGTGTTCATTAATTGACGTTGCTTCCTGAATATCCAGGATGTTGAAGATCTGCAGGTTGGCCGACATGTCCACATCACCGACAAAGAAATCATAGGTCAGTGATGCGTCCAGCGTGGTTAACCAGGGGGTACGACCGCCGGATCCGCGCGGGTTGAACGTGTAGATTTTGTCCGCTTGCACGTTTGCCGGTGTGCAAGGGCCAACTACGCCCGCGGTGTTACAGGTGTTGGTGAACAGGTAGAACGTATCACCGTAAGCACCGTAGATATCCGCCGCGTCATCCGGATAGCCTTGCCCGAACAGGTTCAGTGGTCGGCCGCTGGCCAGCGATGCATTCCAGCCTGCCGTCAACTTGTCGTTGATCTGGTAAGAACCAAAGAACTTGAACACGTGGCGTCGATCGTTTGGCAGGTAGCCGTCCGAGCCGTCCATCAGCGCCGGGAAGTCGAAGTCCTGGGTGATGCCCGCATCCGGTTGCTGGATGTCGGACTTAACCGCGCCCTCGAAATTGCCGATGCTTTGAGACCAGGAGTAAGTAAAGGTGAAGTTGGTCCGCTCACCGGTATGGTCCCATTGCAACTGCACCGCGTTGTACTCATTGCGGCCTTTCGGCAGTTTGATCTGATCGGCGGGGTGGAAGCGGGTTACGCCATCGGTATCTTCCCATGTGCCACCGAAGCCAGGATTGACCAGGGTGCAGTAGGTGCCGTTTGCAAGCGGACCGCAGTAGTCATCCAGTGTGGCGCCAACATCGCGGTTCACGTAACGGACAGACACTTTATTCTCATCCGACAGGTATTTCTCGTAACCCAGAATGAACTCTTCCTTGAAGAACGGATCCGCCTCCTGCGCCTGGAACTGCGCCTGAGTCGGCGCGGTGCCATCCGAGTTCACAACCGTCGACGTATTTACGTCGCCCGTCACCGGAACCAGCCCTGTCGGTGCCCCGGTCGCCGGATCAACACCGGTATAGGTGTAATGAGTGGTGGTGTCACTGACGCCCGACGCTACCCGGAAGTTGGTGTTGTTCGCCACCGGCAGATAGTAACGACCCCAGGTTGAATACACCTTGTCCTGGCCGTTGCCCGTTGGGTCCCAGCTCAAACCTACGCGAGGAGCCCATTCCTGATCAAAGTCGGTGAACACAACACCCGTACCGCCGATATTGGTCAGCTGGTCTTTGCGGGCGCCGAGGTACAGGACCACGTTGTCATTCAACTGCCACTCGTCTTCGATGTAATAGGCGGTCAGTTCGCTCTTGAACTTGCCGCCTGACTGGCCGTTGTCAAACAGGCGGTTGTTGACGATCTCTTGCGGGGCACCCGTCGTGTTGGTGTAGAGCACACCGTTGGTGCCCTGAATCGTGCCATTGGGTGCCAGCGTCGAGTAGGTGTAACGACCACCGCCAATCGGCGAAGACAGGTGGAAGGTATCCCGGTCCTGCTTGTCCAGGCCTACCCGCACCAGGTGATCGCCGACGGAGTATTCCAGATCCAGGCGAAACTGATCATTCGTGTCACGATTGTCACCGAACTGGCCGCCAGGACCGCAACCGGTGATCGGCACCGCCGGTGCCGGTGTGCGGTTGTCGGTTACCCGCGGGCACCGGACCACATCGTCGGGTTCAGTCGTGTACTCGGTTTCGATCGTGCCAAACATCGCGGACACGGTGAAGTCGTCCATGAAAGTGCCGGTGTAGTTGATGCTTGATGCCGTACCGCCCCGTTTGCGAATGAAGTACGAGTTTGATGTAGAGCTGATCTCGTTGGTTACCGGGTCTTTCGCAAAGTGGGTGTCGATACCGTCACTGCGGTTCGAATAGCCCCAGGCGCTCAGGCGGTGGTAATCATTGATATCCCAGTCCACCTTGGCACCCCAGAACAGATTGTCCGAACCGGATTTGTCGATCTTGCGGTATTCAGTGTCGCGGTTGAATTCCGCGGACGGTGAGCCTGCCTGCCAGGAAAAGTTCTGTTGTTCATCGCGCGGGTTGACGATGGCGTAGATAAACAACCGGTCTTCAATGATGGGACCGGAGGCTGTCAACCAGTACTCGAACAAGTCATTCTCATCCTTCGTGGTGTCGCGGAATATGCGACCCGTGCCAACCCCGCCCTGGCCGCCGCCCAGTCCGCCGTTGCCACGCGAGATCTTGCCTTCTTCATAGAGTGATTTTGGTTCTATCGCGGCGCCGATACCGAACTCCCACTCATTGCCGCCGCTCTTGGTGACCGCATTCAACACGCCGCCGGTACTACGACCGTACTGTGCCGAGTAACCGCCGGTCTTGACCTGGAACTGCTGGTAGAACTCGAACGGCACGGCACCGCAACCGAGGCCCTGGCTGGTGTTGGTGACTTCAAGACCGTTGATGTAACAGGAGTTCTCGGCGATGGATGAGCCACCGAACGAGGCAAAGCCCGGTCCGCCACTCAAACCAAACTTGCTTTCGCCGAGTACGACGCCCGGTGCCAGCAAGGAGATGCCCGTCAAAGTCCGGGCTACCGGCATGATGTCTATTTCGGTTTCGCTGAGCACGAGCCCGGAGTCTGTCGAATACACGTCGCCGGTTAACGCGGTTGCTGTCACCACGATCTCTTCCAGCGAGCCATCCGACACCTCAAAGCGCGCGACGGTGTTGCCGTTTAGAGCAACGTTGAACTGGCTTTCTGCGACAACATTGCCGTCACTGCTCACTGACACAATGTAGGTGCCGACCGGAAGCTGGGAGAAACGGAAATCACCGCTCGAATCCACGCTGACATCGCGCGACCGGCCGGTAGCCGTGTGCGTTGCATTGACGGTGAAATTACCGCCGCTGTAGTTTTCCAGTGAGCCAACAATGTTACCCGTGGCCTCACCGACTGCGTATGCGGGTACGGTGACGAATAACGCCAGCGCAACGCATAAAGTGCGCATTAGCAATCTGATGTTCATGGGTTAATTCCTTAACGTAGTAGAAGAGAATTACTGGAGTAATGTGCAAAGCCCGCTGTCGACAGGTTGGAATCGAGCGAATGGCAGATGCCTGAACGTAGCGGATTGAGCAGGCACTCTTGAGTGGCGCGGAAGAAGAAAGTCGCAATCTGAATAAGGCTCATCGCTGCCTGACTTCAGTGTTGTTCTTTGCCAACAAGAGCAGTTGAGTTCCTCAGGCTCTGCTTTGCATGGCAGGCAGCATACTGGCTGGATTGCTGTATTCTTACGATCAAATCGTTATAAGGTTGTCTGGCGCCAATGTGTTGTGAAAAACCATCACACAGAAACGCATGACTTATTCGATCCGGTTATTGATGACGCCCTTGCGCGCTGTCAGTACACGATCTGACAGTCGCGCAATACGCGCCATCGAGCCGCGAAGCACAAAGGAATTGTTATGGGTCCGTTGGCCGGCATTAAAGTCATCGAGATGAAAGGACTTGGCCCCGGGCCGTACGCTGGCATGTTGCTGGCGGACATGGGTGCTGATGTCATCGTTGTTGAACGCGCATCGGCGAGCACCGGACTTGCACTGGCAAGCAGCCACGATGTGCACGCGCGCGGCAAACGGTCCATTGCGCTCGATCTGAAAAAGCCGGGCGCTATCGATGTGTTGCTGAGGTTGGTTGAACAAGCCGACATGTTGTTGGAGGGGTATCGACCGGGTGTTGCGGAACGCCTCGGCTTCGGCCCCGCTGTTTGCCAGCAGAAAAATCCGCAACTGATCTACGGTCGGGTAACCGGTTGGGGCCAGGATGGGCCGCTCGCCACGGCTGCAGGACATGACATCAATTACATTGCACTGACCGGGGCACTTGCTGCCATCGGTGAACCCGAGCGCCCGGTACCGCCGCTCAATTTGCTCGGCGATTACGCCGGCGGCAGTCTCTTCCTCGTGCTGGGTATGCTTGCCGCCTACATAGAGTCAAAAACGTCGGGTCAGGGGCAGGTGATCGATGCCGCAATTACAGACGGCACGGCAAGCCTGATGTCTGTTGTGCACGGTTTGTCAGGCATGGGTCTGTGGACGGCAGAGCGTGGCAGCAATCTGCTGGATGGTGCGGCACCGCAGTACGCCGTATACCAGACCAGTGATGGCAAACATGTTTCCATCGGCGCGCTGGAGCCGGTGTTTCTTGAAGAACTGTTGACCATTATCGGAGCAGATCCGGGTATTGCCGAACGGTTAAGCGACCAGCGCCAGTGGCCGCACATCAAAGAGCAGTTGGCGGCCATCTTTGCCCGGCAGTCGCAACAAGAATGGTGCGAACGGCTGGAAGGCAGTGATGCCTGCTTTGCACCCGTGCTTAACTTTGAAGAAGCGGCTGCGCACCCACACAACAGTGCGCGCAGGACTTACATCAACATAGCGGGACAGCAACAACCGGCGCCCGCTCCACGGTTCAGTCGCAGCGCGGGTGGTGAGCCGGCGCCGCCACGACGGGAAGGCGCCGACACGGACCAGGTGCTGTTGCAAGCGGGGTTAAGCGCTGCTGAAATCGAGGCATTGCGTGCGGCCGGTGTACTGGGCTGAGCAACGCCGCACTGCAAGGGCATGCCCGAGACAGACACAGACTGTTGGTCGGCCTGGATGCCAGGCAGAGCCCTTGTGACAGAGCCGTTCTGTTTTACTTAGCGCAACGAGTCTCCGTCCGCGGAAGACAAGAGTACATCGGACGGGTGCGCGACCATGCCACCAGAAACTGACGCCGAACAATCGACAGTCCGTCCAGTGACAAGCCACGCAGCGAGAACCGTGGTGGTGTGGCGGCTGCCGCTTACAGCGCCTGCTTCGGGAGCATCAGCGTGTGCCATTCTGGCGGCAAGCGGCCGTGGCCTGCAGCACAGCGCACAGTGGCGATGCCGGCGGCGCATCCCGCCGGTCAGGCAAACCCAGCAGCTCAAGAAACAGCGGGTAGGCATCGGTAATGCCTATCGTGCCGAGCATTTTACCGGCCGGCAGCCGTGGTCCGGCGGCGACAAAGATACCGTGCATGTCGCGATCATTGGGTGACCAGCCGTGGTCGCCCTGGTTGCTCTTGCGGCCGGGGCGACGCTTGTTGATAACCGCGTAGCCCAGATCGGCCTGCAACAAGACGTCGCCCAGACGAGGGTTGTCGCCTACATGCCAGTCGGCCGGGGCGTCTGCCGGTAACCAGGCGCGGCCATGTTGCCAGCGGGCGTTTATCGCATCACGCAGTTCGCGTGCACGGGCCGGGTCGGGTTCATCAAGGTACAGCATTGCAAACGCTCCGCTGGCGCGCACGGTGACCCCATCAAGCTCGAGGAACTCGCTCAATACCAGCGGCTCCGGATCTTGCCGGAACTGGCTCTGGCCATGATCGGATACCACGGCGACATGCAACTGCTCTGCAAGCCCGGCTTGTTCGATGCCATCCAGTAGCTTGCCTATCCAGCGGTCGACCTGCTCGACGGCGGCGATGCTTTCGGCCGAGCCCGGGCCATACCTGTGCGAGGCAACATCCACTTGCTCGAAATACAGGCCTATCATTTGCGGTCGCTCGGCTGCCGGCAGTGTCAGCCAGTCGAGAACCTGAGCCACGCGCTCATCACCGGGCACGCTGCCATCGAAGGCCCGCCAGTGGCTCGGCGAAACGTCACTGATCCGTGCTTCGGAACCGACGAAAAAATAGGTGGCGCTGATCATTCCGGCGCGTTCGGCTGCTACCCACAGTGGCTCGCCAGCGTACCAACGCCCATCCTGCACCGTTGTGCTGTCTTTGTAGCGATACCAGGTTTCCCGCAGGTCATCTGGAAACTCGTTGGCAACGATGCCGTGCTCGGCCGGATAGAGTCCGGTCACGATCGAATAATTATTGGGGAACGTCAATGATGGCCATACCGGCCGCACAGACTCTGCGCGTATGCCACGTGCAGAAATTCGATCGAGTGCAGGTGTTGAATAGCGCGCCTGGTAGTCGTGGCGAAAACCGTCGATGGATATCAGGAGCAAGTGCGGTTGCTGCGCGTTGTCGTCTGTTGCCGCGAAAACCGGCACGGCAGCCAGCAACATTGACGTTATACTGAGCGCCGTTGTCAGCCAGTCCACGAACCGAATACTCATAGAACTCATCATATGCATTCCTAATTGACTCACCGAGATTACCAGAGGGGCAAGAAATGAAAATGACCAGGATCATTCAGGGCGCATTACTCGCGCTGCTCGCGGCTACGGCATCCGCCCAGGAAACGGAAGCGCTGAAAGTCTACATTTCGGCGGACATGGAAGGTATCGCGGGCGTTGTGACGTCGGAGCAGCTCGGTCCTGGCGGGTTCGAGTACGAACGTTTTCGTGGTTTTATGACGGCAGAAGTGAATGCCTGCATTGAAGCTGCGCGGGACGCGGGCGCGACTGAAATACTGGTCAGCGATTCGCACGGCAATGGGCAGAACCTGCTGATCGAAAAGCTCCCTGACGACGTGATGGTCGTACGTTCCTGGCCGCGTGAACACGGCATGATGGCCGGTATCGATGAGTCATTCGATGCCGTCATCTTTATCGGCTATCACTCCAGTACCGAGAACAAGCGCGGAGTGCGCGCGCACACAATGTCGAGCGCCAATGTTACCGGTTTGCGTATCAACGGCACGTCCATGTCCGAGGGCAGCATGAACGCGGCCATTGCCGGTCAGTTCGGTGTGCCGGTTGTCATGGTTTCGGGTGACGATGTTGCTGTCGCGGAAAATCAGGTGATCATCGGCGACATGGAAGGCGCCGTGGTCAAGTGGGCGCAAGGTTTTCACTCGGCGCGAACCCTGACGCCCGCCGCCGCCCGCGAAGTCATCCGCGAGCGTACCCTGGCCGCTCTGGCGAGGCTGGAGGATTTCAAGCCGTACGTCCTCGAAGGGCCGCTGCAACTCGATCTGAGCCTCAAGCATTACCAGCCAGTCGAGTTGCTCGGCTACCTGCCCAACGTTGAGCGACTCAATTCGCACACGGTGCGCTACGTGGCAGAGGACATGAGCGAAATCTCGCGATTCCTGACGTTCGTCACCAATTACAACATAGGTCTGCAACCATGAAGTTTGTTCGTACGCTCGTACTACTCCCGACCGTCGTCGCGGCCAGCTTGCTGGCAGCGTGTACCAAGCCGCCCGCCGCCGAAGGCACGGCCATTCGCAACGTAACCGTTATCGATGCCGTGCACGGTGTGCGTGAGGCGCAGACCGTGGTTTTCAATGGCGACGAAATTATCGCGGTTGGTGCTGCGACGGATGAGCTGCCGGCGGTCGCCGAAGAAATCGACGGTAGCGGACGCTACCTGATTCCCGGGCTGTGGGACATGCACGTGCACCTGACCTACGACCCGGCGTTCACGCCGTCGATGCCCGCGTCGTTTCTCTACTACGGCATAACAAGCGTACGGGATACCGGCGGCATGGTCGAAAACCTGCAACCGGTCATTGCTGACATGCGCGCCGAGGGGGCGCACGCACCGCGTGTCTGGTGGAGCGGTCCACTGCAGGATGGTGGCCTGGTGGTCTATGACGGAGAGTCGCGACCCCTGATCGGTCACACCAACCCCAGTCCGGATGCGGCCCGTGCCAGCGTTGCGGCGCTGGCCGATGCCGGCGCGGATTTCATCAAGATATACGAGTTGGTGCGACCGGAAGTTTTCGACGCACTGGCGGCGGCCGCGCGCGAACGCAAGCTGCCAATCGCTGCTCACGTGCCACTCAGCATGACCGCCATGCAGGCCGGGCCTGACGTGGATTCCATGGAGCATCTGCGCAATGTAGAGCTGGCATGCGCCAGCAATGCTGCAGAGTTACACGAGGAACGGCTGGCGATTATGGCAGCCGCAGACAATATCTCCGGATACGAACTGCGCTCGTCATTGCATACTTTGCAGCGCCTGCCCGCCATCGCCCGCTACGATGCAACCCGCTGCGCCAACGTCATCAATTCACTGGCCGGCACGATCCAGGTGCCGACCCTGCGCCTGAACTCATTGGCCGTGCAATCCCCTTTCCCGCGCACAGATTGGCCAGCCGCTGTTGCCTTATTGCCCGCTGAACCGGCGGCGAGCTGGACTGAAACTGGCGAGAACTGGGACCAGAACGAGCGTTCGCGCAGCACCGAGTTTGGCGCCTGGAGCCTGAAGCTGGTCGCCGACATGAACAACGCAGGGGTTCCGATCGGCGCTGGCACAGACACCCCCATAGCCTATGCGGCACCCGGCTACAGCCTGCATTCGGAACTCGAAATGCTGGTGCGTGCGGGCCTGAGTCCGCAGCAGGCGCTGGCCGCCGCCACTGTTCGCCCGGCGCAGTTCTTTGGCCTCGAGAATGAGATGGGCAGTATCGAACCCGGCAAGCGTGCCGACTTGTTGCTGCTGAATGCCAATCCGCTGGAATCGATAGCCAATACTCGTCGTATCGATACCGTTGTCAGCCGTGGGCGTGTCATGTCGCACGATTACCTGCTCAGCAAGCTGCAGGAGGCTGTCAAACGGCCGTAACAATCGCGGTGACGGCCCGTGCGCGCTCTTCATAAGCACGGGCTGTCACACATTGTTCATAAATCTGTTACCTAACTTAAACACGACATTTCTAAAGTCTTCTCCGACATCGGGCCAGAGCATTACGGACCCGGTATCCCGACCAGCCTGTTTTACCTGATTCGTCGTTCTGCGCGTTGATCCCTCAATGTGCAGAACGGTCCGGGTTCAGGCAGCGGAATTCACTAACCGGCGCACATGAGGTGTCGCCGGCACAGCCTGTCCGGAGACTGACTGATGAGAACAAAACTGGCGCTCACCGCCGTCGTCGCAAGCATCGTAGCCGCAGGTTGCGGTAGTGGCGATATCAACATCGATCCGGTGACCTCTGTCACCAACAGCAACAACACCACCAATACTGGCGGCAACAGCGGTACCACGAACCCCTGTGCGTCCTATCAGAATACCGGCGGACAGTCGATTCAGGGGACCTACGATGGCACTCACTGCACGTACTCACCGTCTTTCGTCGATGCCGGTAACAACCTCATGGTTGACCTTACACTCGCGGACCTGCCCAACGACGGCGCGCACCTTTTCGAAGGCAGCCTGTTTGTTGGTGAGAGCCACGACAACGACGCAGATCTCGCGGCTGCCGGCATCGCTGAAGGTGGCGACGGCCCGGTCCTGACTGTTGAAGCAGGTGCCACGCTGGCTCTTCAATCCAGTGCGTCATTCATGATCATTAACCGCGGTTCGCAATTGTTTGCGGTTGGCCGTGCCGATGCACCGATTACCTTTACCTCGC
The DNA window shown above is from Woeseia oceani and carries:
- a CDS encoding TonB-dependent receptor yields the protein MNIRLLMRTLCVALALFVTVPAYAVGEATGNIVGSLENYSGGNFTVNATHTATGRSRDVSVDSSGDFRFSQLPVGTYIVSVSSDGNVVAESQFNVALNGNTVARFEVSDGSLEEIVVTATALTGDVYSTDSGLVLSETEIDIMPVARTLTGISLLAPGVVLGESKFGLSGGPGFASFGGSSIAENSCYINGLEVTNTSQGLGCGAVPFEFYQQFQVKTGGYSAQYGRSTGGVLNAVTKSGGNEWEFGIGAAIEPKSLYEEGKISRGNGGLGGGQGGVGTGRIFRDTTKDENDLFEYWLTASGPIIEDRLFIYAIVNPRDEQQNFSWQAGSPSAEFNRDTEYRKIDKSGSDNLFWGAKVDWDINDYHRLSAWGYSNRSDGIDTHFAKDPVTNEISSTSNSYFIRKRGGTASSINYTGTFMDDFTVSAMFGTIETEYTTEPDDVVRCPRVTDNRTPAPAVPITGCGPGGQFGDNRDTNDQFRLDLEYSVGDHLVRVGLDKQDRDTFHLSSPIGGGRYTYSTLAPNGTIQGTNGVLYTNTTGAPQEIVNNRLFDNGQSGGKFKSELTAYYIEDEWQLNDNVVLYLGARKDQLTNIGGTGVVFTDFDQEWAPRVGLSWDPTGNGQDKVYSTWGRYYLPVANNTNFRVASGVSDTTTHYTYTGVDPATGAPTGLVPVTGDVNTSTVVNSDGTAPTQAQFQAQEADPFFKEEFILGYEKYLSDENKVSVRYVNRDVGATLDDYCGPLANGTYCTLVNPGFGGTWEDTDGVTRFHPADQIKLPKGRNEYNAVQLQWDHTGERTNFTFTYSWSQSIGNFEGAVKSDIQQPDAGITQDFDFPALMDGSDGYLPNDRRHVFKFFGSYQINDKLTAGWNASLASGRPLNLFGQGYPDDAADIYGAYGDTFYLFTNTCNTAGVVGPCTPANVQADKIYTFNPRGSGGRTPWLTTLDASLTYDFFVGDVDMSANLQIFNILDIQEATSINEHVEQSEGTPNEWYGAAYGWQTPRYVRLSIQARF
- a CDS encoding CaiB/BaiF CoA transferase family protein — its product is MVMGPLAGIKVIEMKGLGPGPYAGMLLADMGADVIVVERASASTGLALASSHDVHARGKRSIALDLKKPGAIDVLLRLVEQADMLLEGYRPGVAERLGFGPAVCQQKNPQLIYGRVTGWGQDGPLATAAGHDINYIALTGALAAIGEPERPVPPLNLLGDYAGGSLFLVLGMLAAYIESKTSGQGQVIDAAITDGTASLMSVVHGLSGMGLWTAERGSNLLDGAAPQYAVYQTSDGKHVSIGALEPVFLEELLTIIGADPGIAERLSDQRQWPHIKEQLAAIFARQSQQEWCERLEGSDACFAPVLNFEEAAAHPHNSARRTYINIAGQQQPAPAPRFSRSAGGEPAPPRREGADTDQVLLQAGLSAAEIEALRAAGVLG
- a CDS encoding alkaline phosphatase family protein; protein product: MSIRFVDWLTTALSITSMLLAAVPVFAATDDNAQQPHLLLISIDGFRHDYQARYSTPALDRISARGIRAESVRPVWPSLTFPNNYSIVTGLYPAEHGIVANEFPDDLRETWYRYKDSTTVQDGRWYAGEPLWVAAERAGMISATYFFVGSEARISDVSPSHWRAFDGSVPGDERVAQVLDWLTLPAAERPQMIGLYFEQVDVASHRYGPGSAESIAAVEQVDRWIGKLLDGIEQAGLAEQLHVAVVSDHGQSQFRQDPEPLVLSEFLELDGVTVRASGAFAMLYLDEPDPARARELRDAINARWQHGRAWLPADAPADWHVGDNPRLGDVLLQADLGYAVINKRRPGRKSNQGDHGWSPNDRDMHGIFVAAGPRLPAGKMLGTIGITDAYPLFLELLGLPDRRDAPPASPLCAVLQATAACRQNGTR
- a CDS encoding M55 family metallopeptidase, whose translation is MTRIIQGALLALLAATASAQETEALKVYISADMEGIAGVVTSEQLGPGGFEYERFRGFMTAEVNACIEAARDAGATEILVSDSHGNGQNLLIEKLPDDVMVVRSWPREHGMMAGIDESFDAVIFIGYHSSTENKRGVRAHTMSSANVTGLRINGTSMSEGSMNAAIAGQFGVPVVMVSGDDVAVAENQVIIGDMEGAVVKWAQGFHSARTLTPAAAREVIRERTLAALARLEDFKPYVLEGPLQLDLSLKHYQPVELLGYLPNVERLNSHTVRYVAEDMSEISRFLTFVTNYNIGLQP
- a CDS encoding amidohydrolase family protein, coding for MKFVRTLVLLPTVVAASLLAACTKPPAAEGTAIRNVTVIDAVHGVREAQTVVFNGDEIIAVGAATDELPAVAEEIDGSGRYLIPGLWDMHVHLTYDPAFTPSMPASFLYYGITSVRDTGGMVENLQPVIADMRAEGAHAPRVWWSGPLQDGGLVVYDGESRPLIGHTNPSPDAARASVAALADAGADFIKIYELVRPEVFDALAAAARERKLPIAAHVPLSMTAMQAGPDVDSMEHLRNVELACASNAAELHEERLAIMAAADNISGYELRSSLHTLQRLPAIARYDATRCANVINSLAGTIQVPTLRLNSLAVQSPFPRTDWPAAVALLPAEPAASWTETGENWDQNERSRSTEFGAWSLKLVADMNNAGVPIGAGTDTPIAYAAPGYSLHSELEMLVRAGLSPQQALAAATVRPAQFFGLENEMGSIEPGKRADLLLLNANPLESIANTRRIDTVVSRGRVMSHDYLLSKLQEAVKRP